The Hyperolius riggenbachi isolate aHypRig1 chromosome 3, aHypRig1.pri, whole genome shotgun sequence genome window below encodes:
- the LOC137562167 gene encoding E3 ubiquitin-protein ligase TRIM7-like — MAAAAIQQELKCSVCFNTYSDPTTLPCGHTFCKQCIQKTFQNSCQRCCPECRGRLPPNLELQRNTKMCSILEHLTSTKTKSEGLKNGCAYCEGLAEKLCLDCESPLCKEHLKKHRDSTQHIFTDLNTPLQSRKCPVHQELFKFFCTEDKTTICASCGLVGGHKLHAIEKISDLSNKEKSVLKVLEEKLTRKKTETERMVALVRSHKENIVARTEGLRNLVTGLIGDMKKELEAVEHQTLCKITTQEEEIVDQAFLVIKILERQMSELNIQIKEIQNLCNSTDPLTILERKSSNVEKANALIIAEDNLSVRELDIGMILVSLQSTLRTFTKILPSLLNKRGFTTQDVTSQLLPINQITKNIPPHSVLTLEGQNLDGPQTAVCASTLSSGQHYWEVEISDEPGWAVGVSYHKERYEGLGYDPDSWCFQLADDMQYKAVHDSQEVTVGTDAPVKVLAVYVDYESGNVSFYQLSDSIKHLCSMHAKFSHPLHVVTHVQHGGWIRIKK, encoded by the coding sequence ATGGCAGCAGCTGCGATACAGCAGGAGCTGAAATGCTCTGTATGCTTTAACACTTACTCTGACCCCACCACATTGCCCTGTGGACATACCTTCTGCAAGCAATGTATCCAGAAGACCTTTCAGAACAGCTGTCaacggtgttgtccagaatgcagaGGCAGACTTCCTCCAAACCTGGAGCTCCAAAGAAACACAAAAATGTGCAGCATCTTGGAGCACCTGACTTCCACCAAAACAAAGTCAGAGGGCCTTAAAAATGGATGTGCCTACTGTGAAGGTCTGGCTGAAAAACTGTGCCTGGACTGCGAGTCACCACTTTGCAAAGAACACCTGAAGAAGCACAGAGATTCTACACAGCACATTTTTACCGACCTCAACACCCCTCTCCAGAGCAGAAAATGTCCAGTCCACCAGGAACTCTTCAAGTTCTTCTGCACAGAAGATAAAACCACGATCTGTGCATCCTGCGGTCTTGTTGGAGGTCACAAACTACATGCAATTGAAAAGATATCCGACCTCTCCAATAAGGAGAAATCTGTGCTTAAAGTTCTAGAAGAAAAGCTGACCAGAAAGAAGACTGAAACAGAAAGAATGGTCGCCCTGGTAAGGAGCCACAAAGAAAATATCGTTGCAAGAACCGAGGGCTTGCGAAACCTGGTCACTGGGCTGATCGGAGACATGAAAAAAGAGTTAGAAGCTGTGGAGCACCAGACCTTGTGCAAAATCACCACTCAAGAAGAAGAAATAGTTGATCAAGCATTTCTAGTTATTAAAATCCTGGAAAGACAGATGTCAGAACTCAACATTCAGATAAAAGAGATCCAAAACCTGTGCAACTCCACAGATCCGCTCACAATTCTAGAAAGAAAGTCCTCAAACGTTGAGAAAGCAAACGCTTTAATAATCGCAGAAGACAACCTGTCCGTCAGAGAACTGGATATCGGGATGATTTTGGTCAGCTTACAGTCCACTCTCCGCACGTTTACAAAAATCTTGCCATCACTCCTAAACAAACGTGGATTCACCACTCAAGATGTCACCTCGCAGCTGCTTCCTATAAACCAAATCACCAAAAACATACCACCACATTCAGTACTTACTTTGGAAGGCCAGAACCTTGATGGCCCTCAAACAGCAGTCTGTGCATCAACATTGTCTTCAGGTCagcattactgggaagtggaaaTTAGTGACGAGCCTGGGTGGGCTGTGGGCGTGTCCTATCACAAAGAACGTTATGAAGGACTTGGATATGACCCAGACTCTTGGTGTTTCCAGTTGGCAGATGACATGCAATACAAAGCTGTACATGACAGTCAGGAGGTGACGGTGGGGACAGATGCTCCTGTAAAAGTCTTGGCGGTGTACGTGGATTATGAAAGCGGCAACGTGTCTTTTTACCAGTTGTCCGATTCCATAAAACACCTGTGCTCGATGCATGCCAAGTTCAGCCATCCCCTCCATGTTGTCACACATGTGCAGCACGGAGGCTGGATACGGATAAAGAAATAA